The following coding sequences lie in one Numida meleagris isolate 19003 breed g44 Domestic line chromosome Z, NumMel1.0, whole genome shotgun sequence genomic window:
- the LOC110390131 gene encoding interferon kappa-like, producing the protein MYTFGLIQIGLILLCTITISSLNCNHLPLQQRKLTENSLQLLDKMGKKFPQQCLREKMSFRFPEQVLKPRQKETVKVAIEEILQHIFYIFSKNLTLAAWDGAALEQFQNGLCQQIEQLEACVIKKQTQYFWSKEVNRLKLKKYFQKIDSFLKEKQHNLCSWEISRAEMRRCLQLIDKVIRKLYN; encoded by the coding sequence ATGTACACTTTTGGCTTGATACAAATTGGCCTCATTCTGTTGTGCACCATCACCATCTCAAGTCTTAACTGTAATCACCTTCctttacagcaaagaaaattgaCTGAAAACAGCCTGCAACTTTTGGACAAAATGGGCAAAAAGTTTCCTCAACAGTGTctaagagagaaaatgtccTTCAGATTTCCTGAGCAGGTTCTAAAACCCAGACAGAAAGAAACTGTTAAAGTAGCCATTGAAGAAATCTTGCAACACATCTTCTATATCTTTAGCAAAAATCTGACTCTAGCTGCTTGGGATGGGGCAGCTCTAGAACAGTTCCAAAATGGACTCTGTCAGCAAATTGAGCAATTGGAGGCATGTGTAATCAAGAAACAGACTCAATATTTTTGGAGTAAAGAAGTCAACAGgctgaaactgaaaaagtatttccaaaagATAGACTCTTTTCTTAAAGAGAAACAACACAACCTGTGCTCCTGGGAGATCAGCCGTGCAGAAATGAGGAGATGTCTTCAATTGATTGATAAAGTCATAAGGAAGCTTTACAACTAA